A single Lentimicrobium sp. L6 DNA region contains:
- a CDS encoding T9SS type A sorting domain-containing protein, whose amino-acid sequence MNKRFSTILFVFLIYGFSTNTVAQDMEFYWAKQYGNDNYPNDIESIASDNLNKIIAFSHFDNEFTIEGNNYVAEDGSDLILFVVDEHGNYEWSMTDGGADDQVAQEVHCDIEGNIYIMGKFKTQISLGGEVETSNGSFDMYIAKYQSNGDFVWLKTFGGPNSESIETMKIKNDVILLGGRFYDYTILDNDTLFSQDGTDIFIAKMNLDGEFINVMTAGGASVDKVSGVDMDIYGNVYAVGDFYQNITFGDETFEAGEALGLYMIKLNSNLDLSWAYQFQGNDMRPNTKLAVASDGSITVGGVFSSNVSIGDEDYVTADFDEDIFVANFSNNGDVNWSRHYYSHSMEGIESLKVDRVGNTYLTGHFLGDINFGELTLTYNLCCGYLEVYFVKINENGEVIDASQLTGETARIKTMAVPETNQVILAGRFYDDFAMEDITMNSPVSFNVYLAYFKDDTWLSMDNAVSEGKIMISPSLFQEYFNVSGLENAEEILIHNEYGQLVESIKVNSPQNQLGKNWVSGIYFMTITYESGSSNLQKVIKI is encoded by the coding sequence ATGAATAAACGATTTTCAACTATACTTTTTGTATTTCTTATTTATGGATTTTCAACCAACACTGTAGCTCAGGATATGGAGTTTTATTGGGCTAAACAATATGGAAACGATAATTATCCAAATGACATAGAAAGTATTGCCTCAGATAATTTGAATAAGATTATAGCTTTTTCTCATTTCGATAATGAATTCACCATTGAAGGAAATAATTATGTGGCTGAGGATGGTAGCGATTTAATTCTTTTTGTTGTCGATGAACATGGTAATTATGAATGGTCTATGACAGACGGTGGAGCAGACGACCAAGTTGCACAAGAAGTTCATTGCGATATTGAAGGCAATATTTATATCATGGGGAAATTTAAAACTCAAATTAGTTTGGGAGGGGAAGTTGAAACAAGTAATGGGAGTTTTGATATGTATATCGCAAAATATCAATCTAATGGTGACTTTGTATGGTTAAAAACATTCGGAGGTCCAAATTCTGAATCTATTGAAACTATGAAGATAAAAAATGATGTGATTCTTTTAGGTGGTAGATTCTATGATTATACTATTCTTGATAATGACACTCTTTTTAGTCAAGATGGAACCGATATTTTTATTGCTAAGATGAATCTCGATGGTGAATTCATTAATGTGATGACAGCTGGAGGAGCCAGTGTAGATAAAGTATCAGGTGTTGACATGGATATTTATGGAAATGTTTATGCTGTTGGCGACTTTTATCAAAACATAACATTTGGAGATGAAACATTTGAAGCAGGTGAAGCTCTTGGCTTATATATGATCAAATTGAACTCAAATTTAGACTTAAGTTGGGCTTATCAGTTTCAAGGTAACGATATGCGCCCGAATACTAAATTGGCTGTAGCCTCAGATGGAAGCATTACTGTTGGCGGAGTATTTAGTTCCAATGTTAGTATTGGAGACGAGGATTATGTTACTGCCGATTTTGATGAAGATATTTTTGTTGCCAATTTCTCTAATAATGGTGATGTAAATTGGTCTCGTCATTATTATTCTCATTCCATGGAAGGCATCGAAAGTCTAAAGGTAGATAGAGTGGGGAATACCTATCTAACTGGTCATTTTCTTGGCGATATTAATTTTGGAGAACTAACATTAACTTATAATCTCTGTTGTGGATATTTAGAGGTGTATTTTGTGAAGATTAATGAAAATGGAGAAGTCATTGATGCAAGTCAATTAACAGGGGAGACCGCAAGAATAAAAACTATGGCGGTTCCCGAAACGAATCAAGTAATATTAGCAGGTCGATTTTACGATGATTTTGCAATGGAAGACATTACAATGAATAGTCCTGTTAGTTTCAATGTATATTTGGCCTATTTTAAAGATGACACTTGGTTAAGTATGGATAATGCTGTTAGTGAAGGAAAAATAATGATTTCACCATCACTATTTCAAGAGTATTTTAATGTTTCAGGCTTAGAAAATGCTGAAGAAATTTTAATACATAATGAATATGGTCAGTTGGTGGAGTCTATAAAGGTAAATTCTCCTCAAAATCAGCTTGGGAAAAATTGGGTTTCTGGGATTTATTTTATGACAATTACTTATGAATCAGGCTCATCAAATCTTCAAAAAGTGATTAAAATCTAA
- a CDS encoding putative porin encodes MILIFIQNPVTAQINNDSAYAIVDSLLNSQDTINKGFDTLKISNDSINANDSLISVADSSQNEIIDFFFRMDSMDVYSYSLFLDSVNYRHLIYMDTSNHRGGDYDPVNLLPVSYNDLGNIGSAQENHVFQLNESEGFSIGVKSYNAYLWNTKDIKLYNTRTPYTEIFYLMGAKKENSLKFSHAQSFMEQQLTINFDFQLFNRIGAYNRQKTDVKGFMGGMGYRTKNSRYKADFQYYHNKLVLQENGGVTSLADFEESQESNRKIIATNLASAENLIRISGAVFQQFFYLSRPEPDFSNIPDTNKIDFEAYSVTHFRKPYFDPVSHLGKISHYFNYERQNYRYTDEDQESIIYDGLPFYPNPDSSSFFDTIGMQKYINEFIYSNSDYSDDPNHPKLINFFAGGRHELVNYYQHCQKQEFNHLAVIGGVFLNFTKFMSVSSDASYYIGDYLNNDFQFNGKLFLKYRTNLLTGGIKIVHRSPDWIMQEFSSSRFTWNNDFDKTDIQKLFVKYERKRLKVEAQVMNMTNLVYLDSTILPKQSSKNIQHIVISAEKDIRIGHWGADLRLTYQNMSHPDIIRVPDFSGKAKLFYHNILFEGALELEMGFEAYFFTKYYANRYMPALRSFHIQNEQEIGDYPFIDVYLNAKIGKARLFVRYDHFNSSFMGSDYYASPYYPAADASFKFGVSWILFN; translated from the coding sequence ATGATTTTGATATTTATTCAAAACCCAGTAACAGCTCAAATCAATAATGATTCTGCTTATGCTATTGTTGATTCTTTATTAAACTCACAAGACACTATAAATAAAGGTTTCGATACATTAAAAATTTCTAATGATTCTATTAATGCCAATGATTCATTAATTTCGGTCGCTGATAGTAGTCAAAATGAGATTATCGATTTTTTCTTTAGAATGGATAGTATGGATGTCTATTCTTATTCCTTGTTTTTGGACAGTGTAAACTATAGGCATTTGATTTATATGGATACCTCTAACCATAGAGGAGGAGACTATGACCCCGTTAATTTACTGCCTGTATCATATAATGACCTAGGAAATATTGGGTCAGCTCAGGAAAATCATGTATTTCAGCTCAATGAATCTGAAGGTTTTAGTATAGGAGTAAAGAGCTATAATGCCTATCTTTGGAATACCAAGGATATTAAACTATACAATACGCGAACTCCTTATACTGAGATTTTTTATCTGATGGGAGCAAAGAAGGAAAACAGTTTGAAGTTTTCTCATGCCCAAAGTTTTATGGAACAACAATTGACAATTAATTTCGATTTCCAATTGTTTAATAGGATAGGAGCATATAATAGACAAAAGACCGACGTGAAAGGTTTTATGGGAGGAATGGGTTATAGAACCAAGAACTCAAGGTATAAAGCGGATTTTCAATATTATCATAATAAATTGGTATTGCAAGAAAATGGAGGGGTTACAAGTTTAGCTGATTTTGAAGAGAGTCAAGAAAGTAATCGAAAAATCATCGCTACAAACCTTGCTTCAGCTGAAAATCTGATACGAATATCTGGTGCAGTATTTCAACAGTTTTTCTACCTTTCTAGGCCCGAACCTGATTTCTCAAATATTCCAGATACCAATAAAATTGATTTCGAAGCCTATTCAGTAACTCATTTTAGGAAACCTTATTTCGATCCGGTCTCCCATCTTGGTAAAATCAGTCATTATTTTAATTATGAAAGACAAAATTATCGTTATACTGATGAAGATCAGGAATCTATTATATATGATGGTTTACCCTTTTATCCTAATCCAGATAGTTCCTCATTCTTTGATACTATTGGGATGCAGAAGTATATAAATGAATTCATTTACTCTAATTCTGATTACAGCGATGACCCAAATCATCCTAAGCTTATAAATTTCTTCGCAGGTGGAAGACATGAACTAGTGAATTACTATCAGCACTGCCAAAAGCAAGAATTTAATCATTTGGCTGTCATAGGAGGAGTGTTTCTGAATTTCACCAAATTCATGAGTGTTTCTTCTGATGCCTCCTATTATATAGGAGACTATTTAAATAATGATTTTCAGTTTAATGGTAAACTCTTTTTAAAGTATAGAACAAACTTGCTTACGGGAGGAATTAAAATTGTTCATCGCTCTCCAGATTGGATAATGCAGGAATTCTCATCTTCTAGGTTCACCTGGAATAATGATTTTGATAAAACGGATATTCAAAAACTATTTGTGAAGTATGAGCGGAAGAGATTAAAAGTGGAAGCACAAGTGATGAATATGACAAATTTGGTCTATTTGGATTCTACTATTCTGCCAAAGCAAAGTTCTAAAAACATCCAGCATATTGTCATCTCAGCTGAAAAAGATATCCGCATTGGTCATTGGGGTGCCGATCTACGCTTAACCTACCAGAATATGTCACATCCCGATATTATTAGAGTCCCCGACTTTTCTGGAAAGGCGAAGCTATTTTATCATAATATCTTATTTGAGGGAGCACTTGAATTAGAAATGGGTTTCGAAGCTTATTTTTTCACTAAGTATTATGCTAATAGGTATATGCCAGCCTTACGCTCTTTTCATATTCAAAACGAACAAGAGATAGGAGATTATCCTTTTATCGATGTTTATTTAAATGCTAAGATTGGTAAAGCACGTCTTTTTGTTCGTTATGACCATTTTAATTCCAGTTTCATGGGGAGTGATTATTATGCCAGTCCATACTATCCAGCTGCCGATGCTTCTTTTAAATTCGGTGTAAGTTGGATTCTTTTCAACTAA
- the nadC gene encoding carboxylating nicotinate-nucleotide diphosphorylase: MTIEETIKFALEEDLGDGDHTSLSTIPSDHKGKARLVAKENGTIAGVRIAELVYKTVDPETELNIFINDGERIEIGDVIFEVTGKSISILSAERLALNFMQRMSGIATQTRQYMSIIDGTRTKLLDTRKTTPLMRLLEKEAVALGGGTNHRMGLYDMIMIKDNHVDFAGGICKAVDACHKYLIEKKKDLKIVIEIRNLKELQTVIDHGGVDRVLLDNFTPKGIEKALVMLNGKYESEASGGIDKNTIRAYAETGVDYISVGALTHHIKSLDLSLQAIS; encoded by the coding sequence ATGACTATTGAAGAAACAATAAAGTTCGCTCTAGAGGAAGATCTAGGCGATGGCGATCATACATCCTTATCAACCATTCCATCTGACCACAAAGGAAAAGCAAGGTTAGTTGCCAAAGAAAACGGAACCATTGCGGGAGTTAGAATAGCAGAACTCGTTTATAAAACAGTAGATCCTGAAACAGAATTGAATATTTTCATTAATGATGGAGAAAGAATAGAAATTGGAGATGTCATTTTTGAGGTTACTGGTAAATCTATTTCCATTTTATCAGCCGAACGATTGGCCTTAAACTTTATGCAAAGGATGAGTGGTATTGCTACTCAAACCCGTCAGTATATGAGTATTATAGATGGAACTAGAACTAAATTACTAGATACTAGAAAAACGACTCCACTTATGCGTCTTCTTGAAAAAGAAGCTGTAGCATTAGGTGGAGGAACCAATCATAGAATGGGACTTTACGATATGATTATGATTAAAGACAATCATGTGGACTTTGCTGGTGGAATTTGCAAAGCTGTGGATGCTTGTCATAAATATCTAATTGAAAAGAAAAAAGATTTAAAGATCGTGATCGAAATCAGAAACCTAAAAGAATTACAAACTGTTATTGATCATGGAGGAGTGGATAGAGTACTTTTAGATAATTTCACTCCTAAAGGTATTGAAAAAGCATTGGTGATGCTTAATGGGAAATATGAAAGTGAAGCCAGTGGCGGAATTGACAAAAACACCATTAGAGCATATGCTGAAACTGGAGTAGATTATATTTCAGTTGGTGCTTTAACGCATCATATAAAAAGCTTAGATTTAAGCTTACAAGCTATATCATAG
- a CDS encoding SPOR domain-containing protein produces the protein MKMSDKFEELETELKNGNFEKVEQIYRGLEKEYNNHKVITDFSNDYNMETGEIVNSNSIIESMPAYQINARGDLVKSYGQDQQDWSSAEEFIEDATNKDLQQNLVLSPNVDLSSNEEKFTRIFSPSTQKDKENFYFIKPKLSSTISSSDNSLIQNSLNQIKSLSSEIDFILVKRNQLNQYYIQQLEEANRFEQESIEKISSQSLSQVKVEEANRLSLESKKSFYKASFASSLIKQFDQSIAQQSILIDESVQSVKDMQSDLEKNMPDEALVKNVQMQRKYVAHIKAEINDSAFNYSVNELFIPIPQIFSEEENQEFLVINGQVQRNDQVNLNQFFYQNTSQIAVDINTIPALRYGKPDIEETLVENQNQEIVDYTTPKQNEEHQTNLNIIAKDVNKVFSSNSLANNDDIPLTGGVQISNPMDEDSSMVKEKLELKSINVQNFKSDNDIRNALGTLNLQAQAHLVEVDLVQKRLAISAEGKLNKSNGFSLQLESINNPVLRKPINDSAKYYLYQALALKEVSDDYQVYLNEERNIKDKITQYTFDIEKDIEQNNLVAAKAKFVSMQTGLSEFKYTPAFKLQEIQSNLLAKIQTSRNRMDSAYSLSQELANESVKLLSEASEEREEAERKRNAFKRREALKFAVDKEIKATKFQNDSEKALALGNSLHEEQQVLLSLVDIQPELLVLTTAPLQNNNLIVNQELVFQGIEQRKSEVFGRKVAVSNLLVVEERPLNSANTSKVASSKAQITEDDLHVYERENFKAEMLTEELELIKREIALLVQSQGSSLSNKESYIITHKINILRQKADSLEYEANRVFDLADRILETLSEEEQREAQKSSRDFNKYLSDLKDKIEVLLSEASSLKQRAQRSNNIQTREDLYKQAKNKEEVAMYLILEEFEVIAQKNKTRYRKNQLILEQLMMDLASAEERELMRNIFSQIDNYFEQAQQKRQKANQPGISFSMKKILLQDAYSLEMKALDLQQQGKTMIEDHDVDTMMAYQVESDEEKTLTENITATNQSNNNQQTVALNPNTTEVIVENTPIITTAAQKPNASQKVSSAQEENEELIVNNQGVSSQVKNLQKNPQVEQEVGFVSASTDGVVYRVQFTALKVLKKETFFNRISDISAERVTGTDFIRYFSGNFEEMDPAIIRRNALRASGYPDAFIRSWKDGEVVTLLSLQEETGTSTSAINSVAVVRRTSVGNIDFSATNISSLQGVYYTVQIGVYSRPRTSAMIYGIKPLYHKRMQNGYWIYYSGIFNSIADATTKKDEIVEQGVKDAFVVAFSNGISVGLAKARQQISQGEDAPDDEDIVILEDASLQIDNQWDMSQEAGLTASSGIEYKVQVGVYSNPINLSWIATQVDGNYSVDSYKNSNGKYVYTIGHFKDDAEARTLLKEIKDIIPDAFVVGFQDGNKKYIR, from the coding sequence ATGAAAATGTCTGATAAGTTTGAGGAATTAGAAACAGAATTGAAGAATGGTAACTTTGAAAAAGTGGAACAGATTTACCGTGGACTCGAAAAAGAATATAATAATCATAAGGTGATTACCGATTTCTCCAATGATTATAATATGGAAACAGGAGAAATAGTAAACTCCAATTCTATTATTGAATCAATGCCTGCTTATCAGATAAATGCTCGAGGAGACTTGGTGAAATCATACGGACAAGATCAGCAGGACTGGAGTTCTGCTGAAGAATTTATTGAAGATGCTACAAATAAAGACTTACAGCAGAACTTGGTATTATCTCCAAATGTTGATTTAAGTTCCAATGAAGAAAAGTTCACTAGGATTTTTAGCCCCTCCACTCAAAAAGATAAAGAGAACTTCTATTTCATTAAACCTAAATTATCATCGACAATTTCAAGTTCTGATAATTCATTAATTCAAAATTCCCTAAACCAAATAAAATCATTATCAAGCGAAATCGACTTTATACTGGTGAAGAGGAACCAGCTTAATCAATATTATATACAACAATTGGAGGAGGCCAATCGTTTTGAGCAAGAGAGCATAGAAAAAATATCTTCTCAGAGCTTATCACAAGTAAAAGTTGAAGAGGCAAATAGATTGAGTTTAGAGAGTAAGAAGAGTTTTTATAAAGCCTCTTTTGCAAGCTCTCTTATTAAACAATTTGACCAGAGCATAGCCCAACAAAGTATTTTAATTGATGAATCTGTACAATCTGTTAAAGATATGCAAAGCGATTTGGAAAAGAATATGCCAGATGAAGCTCTTGTGAAAAATGTGCAGATGCAAAGAAAGTATGTGGCGCATATTAAAGCAGAGATTAACGATAGCGCTTTTAACTATTCTGTAAATGAATTGTTTATTCCAATTCCTCAGATATTTAGTGAAGAGGAAAACCAAGAGTTCTTAGTAATTAATGGTCAAGTACAAAGAAATGATCAAGTTAATCTAAATCAATTTTTCTATCAAAATACGTCTCAGATTGCAGTTGATATTAATACAATTCCTGCTTTGAGGTATGGTAAACCCGATATTGAAGAAACTCTCGTAGAAAACCAAAATCAAGAAATAGTTGATTATACTACTCCTAAACAAAATGAAGAGCATCAAACAAATTTAAATATAATTGCAAAGGATGTGAATAAAGTCTTTAGTTCAAATTCATTAGCTAATAATGATGATATTCCGCTTACAGGAGGTGTGCAAATTTCAAACCCTATGGATGAGGATTCATCCATGGTGAAAGAAAAGTTAGAGTTGAAATCAATAAATGTTCAAAATTTTAAATCAGATAATGATATTAGGAACGCGTTAGGAACATTGAATTTGCAAGCTCAAGCACATTTGGTAGAAGTTGATTTGGTGCAAAAGCGATTGGCTATTTCTGCTGAGGGGAAATTGAATAAGAGTAATGGCTTTAGTTTACAACTGGAATCAATTAATAATCCAGTACTAAGAAAACCCATTAACGATTCTGCTAAATACTATTTATATCAAGCTTTAGCATTGAAAGAAGTATCTGATGATTATCAGGTGTATCTGAATGAGGAAAGGAATATTAAAGACAAAATCACTCAATATACTTTTGATATTGAAAAGGATATAGAACAGAACAATCTCGTTGCAGCTAAAGCTAAATTTGTAAGTATGCAGACTGGTTTGTCCGAATTTAAATATACACCAGCATTTAAACTTCAAGAAATTCAATCAAATTTGTTGGCGAAAATTCAAACCTCAAGAAACAGAATGGATTCGGCATATAGTTTGTCTCAAGAATTGGCTAATGAATCTGTGAAATTACTAAGCGAAGCATCAGAAGAGCGCGAAGAGGCAGAAAGAAAAAGAAATGCATTCAAAAGGAGGGAAGCTCTAAAATTTGCGGTGGATAAAGAAATAAAAGCTACTAAGTTTCAAAATGATTCTGAGAAAGCATTGGCCTTGGGAAATAGTTTACATGAAGAACAGCAAGTTTTACTTTCTCTTGTCGATATTCAACCTGAGCTTCTTGTTTTAACAACAGCTCCACTACAAAACAATAATCTCATAGTAAATCAGGAATTAGTTTTTCAAGGTATTGAGCAAAGAAAATCTGAGGTTTTTGGTCGAAAAGTGGCTGTGAGTAATCTCCTTGTTGTTGAAGAAAGACCTTTGAACTCTGCTAATACTTCTAAAGTAGCTTCTTCTAAAGCACAAATTACGGAGGATGATTTACACGTTTATGAAAGAGAAAATTTTAAAGCAGAAATGTTGACTGAAGAATTGGAGCTTATTAAAAGAGAAATTGCTTTATTGGTACAGTCGCAGGGAAGTAGCCTATCAAATAAAGAATCCTATATTATTACACATAAAATAAATATTTTACGCCAAAAAGCAGATAGTTTAGAATACGAAGCCAATAGAGTATTCGATTTGGCGGATCGTATCTTAGAAACTTTATCGGAGGAAGAACAACGAGAAGCGCAAAAATCAAGTCGTGATTTTAATAAATACCTCAGCGATTTAAAAGATAAGATAGAAGTATTGTTATCTGAAGCTAGTTCATTAAAGCAAAGAGCTCAGCGCTCCAATAATATTCAAACCCGAGAAGATTTATACAAGCAGGCTAAAAATAAAGAAGAGGTGGCCATGTATTTAATTTTAGAGGAATTTGAAGTTATTGCTCAGAAGAATAAAACACGCTACCGAAAAAATCAATTGATATTGGAACAATTGATGATGGATTTGGCAAGTGCCGAAGAAAGAGAATTGATGCGAAATATCTTTTCCCAAATTGATAATTATTTCGAACAGGCACAACAAAAACGGCAAAAAGCCAATCAACCTGGTATTTCTTTTAGTATGAAGAAGATACTTTTGCAAGATGCTTATTCATTAGAAATGAAAGCTTTGGATTTGCAACAGCAAGGCAAAACAATGATAGAAGATCATGATGTGGATACCATGATGGCATATCAGGTAGAATCTGATGAGGAAAAAACTTTGACAGAAAATATAACTGCTACAAATCAATCTAATAATAATCAGCAAACGGTAGCTTTAAATCCTAATACAACTGAAGTTATTGTGGAAAATACTCCCATAATTACTACAGCTGCTCAAAAACCTAATGCTTCACAAAAAGTTAGTTCAGCGCAAGAAGAGAATGAGGAGCTTATTGTAAATAACCAAGGAGTAAGCTCTCAAGTAAAGAATCTTCAAAAGAATCCTCAAGTTGAACAAGAAGTAGGGTTTGTATCAGCATCTACTGATGGTGTTGTTTATAGAGTTCAATTTACAGCCCTTAAAGTGTTAAAGAAAGAGACCTTTTTTAATAGAATAAGTGATATTAGTGCCGAAAGAGTAACTGGTACTGATTTTATCAGATATTTTTCAGGTAATTTTGAGGAAATGGATCCTGCTATTATTAGAAGAAATGCGCTCAGAGCTTCAGGTTATCCTGATGCATTTATTCGTTCTTGGAAAGATGGAGAGGTTGTTACATTGTTGAGTTTACAGGAAGAAACAGGAACATCAACTTCAGCTATTAACTCTGTTGCCGTTGTGAGAAGAACCAGCGTTGGGAATATTGACTTTTCTGCTACTAATATCTCGTCATTACAGGGTGTTTATTATACAGTGCAAATAGGAGTTTATAGTCGCCCAAGAACTAGTGCTATGATTTATGGTATAAAACCACTTTATCATAAACGAATGCAAAATGGCTACTGGATTTATTATTCAGGTATTTTTAATAGTATTGCCGATGCAACAACGAAGAAAGATGAAATAGTAGAGCAAGGAGTAAAAGATGCTTTTGTTGTGGCTTTTAGTAATGGAATATCTGTGGGTTTAGCCAAGGCTCGTCAACAAATTAGCCAAGGAGAGGATGCTCCAGACGATGAAGATATTGTGATTCTTGAGGATGCTAGTTTACAGATTGATAACCAGTGGGATATGAGTCAAGAAGCAGGGCTGACAGCAAGTAGTGGTATAGAGTACAAAGTTCAAGTAGGAGTGTATTCTAACCCTATAAATCTTAGTTGGATAGCCACACAAGTGGATGGTAATTATAGTGTAGATTCTTACAAAAATAGCAATGGAAAATACGTTTATACTATAGGACACTTTAAGGATGATGCAGAGGCAAGAACACTGCTAAAAGAAATCAAAGATATCATTCCAGACGCTTTTGTTGTAGGTTTTCAAGATGGGAATAAGAAGTATATTAGATAG
- the rlmH gene encoding 23S rRNA (pseudouridine(1915)-N(3))-methyltransferase RlmH, producing the protein MRISLMLVGKTTDSIVEKGIEKYLKRMKRYIQFKLDIIPALKNTKNMNEAEIKLKEGELILNKLNPSDFLVLLDENGKEMTSVQFASFVEKSMLQSIKNLVFVVGGAYGFSDAVYKKANQKIALSQMTFSHQIIRMIFLEQIYRAFTIINKEPYHHE; encoded by the coding sequence ATGAGAATCAGCCTGATGTTGGTAGGTAAAACAACGGATAGTATAGTAGAGAAGGGAATTGAAAAGTATCTGAAAAGAATGAAAAGGTACATTCAATTCAAGTTAGATATTATTCCTGCTTTAAAGAATACCAAGAATATGAATGAGGCTGAAATTAAATTGAAAGAAGGCGAATTGATTTTAAATAAACTAAACCCTTCGGACTTTTTAGTCTTATTAGATGAGAATGGGAAAGAAATGACCTCTGTCCAATTTGCTTCTTTCGTTGAGAAATCGATGTTGCAAAGTATCAAAAACCTTGTTTTTGTTGTTGGTGGAGCTTATGGCTTTAGTGATGCTGTTTATAAAAAAGCAAACCAAAAAATTGCTTTATCACAAATGACATTTTCTCATCAAATTATTAGAATGATTTTCCTTGAACAGATTTATCGTGCTTTTACTATTATTAACAAAGAACCTTATCATCATGAATAA
- a CDS encoding YihY/virulence factor BrkB family protein: MKKVYIIKKLKTIVIPGFDGVPIYNVLDFFFKGVVNGAITTRASAISFSMFSALFPALIFFFTLIPFIPIENFQDVLLELIHDITPNKAWEAIDSTVVDIVKRPRGGLLSLGFVLALFFATNGINSMIDAFNASYHTMEFRGIFMQRWVAIVLVLVLAVLLIVVITTIVIGTTFFNYLDAKDLLHDNFVVQLIQWFRWIALLALTYFGISFIYYWGPAKKTPFKFLSAGSSLVAILMMISNIGFNFYANNLATYNALYGSIGTLLLVLLWVYFNSIIVLIGFELNASIYNAALKVKGIDIKMIKKQNEESK; this comes from the coding sequence ATGAAGAAAGTTTATATCATCAAAAAATTGAAGACTATTGTAATTCCTGGTTTCGATGGAGTTCCTATATATAATGTCTTAGATTTCTTTTTTAAAGGGGTAGTAAACGGAGCTATTACTACTCGTGCTTCTGCTATTTCTTTTAGTATGTTTTCGGCTCTATTTCCAGCTTTGATCTTTTTCTTCACCTTAATTCCTTTTATTCCTATAGAAAATTTCCAAGATGTATTATTAGAATTGATTCATGACATTACTCCTAACAAAGCTTGGGAGGCCATTGACTCTACAGTAGTCGACATTGTAAAGCGACCTAGAGGAGGCTTGCTTTCCTTAGGTTTTGTTTTAGCTTTGTTTTTTGCTACCAATGGTATTAATAGTATGATTGATGCTTTTAATGCTTCTTATCATACCATGGAATTTAGAGGGATTTTTATGCAAAGATGGGTAGCTATCGTTTTGGTATTGGTTTTAGCAGTATTGCTAATTGTTGTAATAACCACCATTGTAATAGGTACTACATTTTTCAATTATTTAGATGCAAAGGATTTGCTGCATGATAATTTTGTGGTCCAATTGATACAATGGTTCAGGTGGATTGCACTATTGGCTCTCACCTATTTTGGGATTTCTTTTATTTATTATTGGGGACCTGCCAAAAAAACGCCTTTTAAATTTTTGTCTGCAGGTTCAAGTTTAGTTGCCATATTGATGATGATTTCAAATATTGGTTTTAATTTTTATGCCAATAATTTGGCCACCTATAATGCACTATATGGTTCTATTGGAACTTTATTATTAGTTCTTTTATGGGTCTATTTCAACTCTATTATTGTACTGATTGGCTTTGAGCTAAATGCGAGTATTTATAATGCCGCACTTAAAGTCAAAGGAATTGATATCAAAATGATAAAAAAGCAAAACGAAGAATCAAAATAA
- a CDS encoding DUF4783 domain-containing protein, producing the protein MKKILFPIILILFSSGLYSQNNQDSFELIAKAFMSNDSKSLGTQMSNTLDLSIGTNDGTFGKQQALVLLKDFFLKNKIKAFKIKHKGASNERTHYAVCDMQSEQKKWSVYVLLNKESKIIQLQIED; encoded by the coding sequence ATGAAAAAAATCCTATTTCCAATTATTCTGATTCTTTTTAGCTCCGGCTTATATAGTCAGAACAATCAAGATTCTTTTGAACTCATTGCTAAAGCTTTTATGAGTAACGACAGCAAAAGCCTAGGAACACAAATGTCTAATACTTTGGATCTAAGTATAGGAACCAATGATGGAACTTTTGGTAAACAACAAGCCCTGGTTTTATTAAAAGACTTCTTTTTAAAAAACAAAATCAAAGCATTTAAAATAAAACATAAGGGAGCCAGTAATGAAAGAACCCATTATGCGGTTTGCGATATGCAAAGTGAGCAAAAAAAGTGGAGCGTATATGTTTTATTGAACAAAGAATCGAAAATCATCCAACTACAAATTGAAGATTAA